Proteins found in one Litorihabitans aurantiacus genomic segment:
- the mvaD gene encoding diphosphomevalonate decarboxylase, with the protein MTAPLAAATATAHANIALVKYWGKRDADLMLPATSSLSLTLSTFDTTTRVELAPAGGSGEVTATLDGAPLTGPALAKVQRFVDLVRTRDDVEGDLAGRGARVTSVNTVPTGAGLASSASGFAALAGATAAAYGLDLAPRDLSRLARRGSGSASRSVHGGFVVWHAGDLADPVRGDLTSFAEPVPAAADLDVAMAVVVLDAGPKSIGSREAMARTVATSPYFPAWVEHTEVDVAQARDAIAAGDLAQLGEIAEASAMRMHATMLAARPAVRYLAPASLGVLDAVAGLRASGTGAWATMDAGPNVKVLCARVDLDAVVAALEVGGDGGRRRVLRALPGPGLAVTRG; encoded by the coding sequence GTGACCGCACCCCTGGCTGCCGCGACCGCGACGGCCCACGCGAACATCGCCCTCGTGAAGTACTGGGGCAAGCGCGACGCCGACCTCATGCTCCCGGCGACGTCCTCGCTCTCGCTGACGCTCTCGACGTTCGACACCACGACGCGGGTGGAGCTGGCACCCGCGGGCGGGTCCGGCGAGGTGACCGCGACCCTCGACGGCGCGCCCCTGACGGGCCCGGCGCTGGCGAAGGTGCAGCGGTTCGTCGACCTCGTGCGCACGCGCGACGACGTCGAGGGCGACCTCGCCGGCCGCGGTGCGCGCGTCACCTCCGTGAACACCGTGCCCACCGGGGCCGGGCTGGCCAGCAGCGCCTCGGGGTTCGCGGCGCTCGCGGGCGCGACCGCAGCGGCGTACGGGCTGGATCTCGCGCCCCGCGACCTGTCGCGGCTCGCGCGCCGGGGGTCCGGGTCGGCGTCCCGCTCGGTCCACGGCGGCTTCGTCGTCTGGCACGCGGGCGACCTCGCCGATCCCGTCCGGGGCGATCTCACATCGTTCGCCGAGCCCGTGCCGGCCGCGGCCGACCTCGACGTCGCGATGGCCGTCGTCGTGCTGGACGCCGGTCCCAAGAGCATCGGCAGCCGCGAGGCGATGGCGCGGACCGTCGCGACGTCGCCGTACTTCCCCGCGTGGGTCGAGCACACGGAGGTCGACGTCGCGCAGGCCCGGGACGCGATCGCGGCCGGCGACCTCGCGCAGCTCGGCGAGATCGCGGAGGCGAGCGCGATGCGCATGCACGCCACGATGCTGGCCGCCCGCCCGGCCGTCCGCTACCTCGCGCCCGCCTCGCTCGGGGTGCTCGACGCCGTCGCCGGCCTGCGCGCGAGCGGCACCGGCGCCTGGGCCACCATGGACGCCGGACCGAACGTCAAGGTGCTGTGCGCGCGCGTCGATCTGGACGCCGTCGTCGCGGCGCTCGAGGTCGGGGGCGACGGCGGGCGGCGGCGCGTGCTGCGCGCGCTGCCCGGGCCCGGGCTCGCGGTGACGCGTGGCTGA
- a CDS encoding phosphomevalonate kinase, producing MSVTAEIDAGPEDGEQLAHAPGKLFVSGEYGVVEPGQPAVLVAVDRRLTVKVRPAVETQDLTGRGWSYVAAVRDVMDALARAHGRPRPPFRVRTLSDLEDADVDGTGPRKYGLGSSAAVTAAGVVALDAWHGLGLTREELLRAALLVTLRVNPRASGADVATCLVGGWTAYSSPERAWVRERVGDGASADPGALADLVAQPWPGLEARALPTPSFEVAIGWTGAPASTVSLVAAVRAAGRLPGWFVAAAATCAREVAAAVERDDLTDASEAVRANRAHLRALADAVGVPIETPVLTALAEVADGLGVAAKPSGAGGGDCGVALVAGAEKRTRLEEAWRAAGVVPLGARLAVGTVLGERAG from the coding sequence GTGAGCGTCACCGCCGAGATCGACGCCGGGCCGGAGGACGGCGAGCAGCTCGCGCACGCACCGGGCAAGCTCTTCGTCTCGGGCGAGTACGGCGTGGTCGAGCCCGGTCAGCCCGCTGTGCTGGTCGCCGTGGACCGCCGGCTGACGGTGAAGGTCCGGCCCGCGGTCGAGACCCAGGACCTGACGGGGCGCGGCTGGTCCTACGTCGCGGCCGTCCGGGACGTCATGGACGCGCTCGCGCGAGCCCACGGGCGGCCGCGGCCGCCGTTCCGGGTGCGCACGCTGAGCGATCTCGAGGACGCCGACGTCGACGGCACGGGTCCGCGCAAGTACGGTCTCGGATCCTCGGCGGCGGTGACGGCCGCGGGCGTCGTCGCGCTGGACGCGTGGCACGGGCTGGGGCTCACCCGCGAAGAGCTGCTGCGCGCGGCGCTGCTGGTGACGCTGCGGGTCAACCCCCGGGCCTCGGGCGCCGACGTCGCGACGTGCCTCGTGGGTGGGTGGACCGCGTACTCCTCGCCCGAGCGTGCGTGGGTCCGCGAGCGGGTCGGGGACGGTGCCAGCGCCGACCCGGGGGCGCTCGCCGACCTGGTCGCGCAGCCGTGGCCGGGACTGGAGGCGCGCGCCCTGCCGACGCCGTCGTTCGAGGTCGCGATCGGGTGGACCGGGGCACCGGCCTCGACCGTCTCCCTCGTGGCGGCGGTGCGCGCGGCAGGTCGGCTGCCCGGCTGGTTCGTGGCCGCCGCGGCGACGTGCGCGCGGGAGGTGGCCGCCGCCGTCGAGCGCGACGACCTGACCGACGCGAGCGAGGCCGTCAGGGCCAACCGTGCGCATCTGCGCGCGCTGGCCGACGCCGTCGGCGTGCCGATCGAGACCCCGGTGCTGACCGCGCTGGCCGAGGTCGCGGACGGACTGGGCGTCGCGGCGAAGCCGTCCGGCGCCGGTGGCGGCGACTGCGGCGTGGCACTCGTGGCGGGGGCCGAGAAGCGGACCCGGCTCGAGGAGGCGTGGCGCGCCGCGGGGGTGGTGCCGCTGGGGGCGCGCCTCGCCGTCGGGACCGTGCTGGGTGAGCGGGCTGGGTGA
- the fni gene encoding type 2 isopentenyl-diphosphate Delta-isomerase: MSSETPDPTAQRKDDHIRLAMAQHAPQTVRDYDHVRFVHHALAGGDRDAVDLASPALGWPVPLYVTGMTGGTAQAAEINRGLGVVARETGLPVACGSMGIVLRQPEVAESFTVLRRENPDGFVMANTNANVTGAQAARIVEIMGADALQVHVNAAQETAMPEGDRDFSHWRDNIAAIVEAVGVPVIAKEVGAGLSRGTVAALRDAGVAGVDLAGRGGTDFSAIESARRTDSGRAYLAGWGQSSVASLLEVAGLARVGSDGGVALLASGGVRHPLDVVRALALGADAVGVAGQFLHVLTTAGVDALVGLLHEWLAEIADLMALLGARDVVGLRETDVLVTGPLREYAELRGVDLTAYARRSPWSRA, encoded by the coding sequence GTGAGCAGCGAGACCCCCGACCCGACGGCGCAGCGCAAGGACGACCACATCCGCCTCGCGATGGCGCAGCACGCCCCGCAGACGGTGCGCGACTACGACCACGTGCGCTTCGTGCACCACGCGCTCGCGGGCGGTGACCGCGACGCCGTCGACCTCGCCTCGCCGGCCCTCGGCTGGCCGGTGCCGCTCTACGTGACCGGGATGACCGGGGGCACGGCCCAGGCGGCCGAGATCAACCGTGGGCTCGGCGTCGTCGCGCGCGAGACCGGGCTGCCCGTGGCGTGCGGCTCGATGGGCATCGTGCTGCGGCAGCCGGAGGTTGCCGAGAGCTTCACCGTGCTGCGTCGGGAGAACCCTGACGGGTTCGTGATGGCCAACACCAACGCGAACGTCACGGGCGCCCAGGCCGCGCGGATCGTGGAGATCATGGGCGCCGACGCGCTGCAGGTCCACGTCAACGCCGCGCAGGAGACCGCGATGCCCGAGGGTGACCGCGACTTCTCCCACTGGCGCGACAACATCGCGGCGATCGTCGAGGCGGTGGGCGTCCCGGTCATCGCCAAGGAGGTCGGGGCCGGGCTCTCGCGCGGCACGGTCGCGGCGCTGCGGGACGCCGGGGTCGCCGGCGTGGATCTCGCCGGGCGGGGCGGGACGGACTTCAGCGCGATCGAGTCGGCGCGCCGGACGGACTCCGGCCGGGCGTACCTGGCGGGGTGGGGCCAGTCCTCGGTGGCGTCGCTGCTCGAGGTGGCCGGGTTGGCGCGCGTGGGGAGTGACGGCGGAGTGGCCCTGCTCGCGTCGGGCGGCGTGCGGCATCCGCTCGACGTGGTGCGCGCGCTCGCGCTCGGGGCCGACGCCGTCGGAGTGGCCGGGCAGTTCCTGCACGTGCTGACGACGGCGGGCGTGGACGCGCTCGTCGGGCTGTTGCACGAGTGGCTGGCGGAGATCGCCGACCTGATGGCGCTGCTCGGGGCGCGCGACGTCGTCGGGCTGCGGGAGACGGACGTGCTGGTCACGGGGCCCCTGCGGGAGTACGCGGAGCTGCGCGGTGTCGACCTGACCGCCTACGCGCGCCGCAGCCCCTGGTCGCGCGCCTGA
- a CDS encoding asparaginase gives MTDRSTAAAPTTAPAAAALETFTAADAVELAVLERSGFVESRHLGSAVVLAPDGAVARALGDTSTPILPRSTLKPVQAATAIALGADLTGPQLALATASHSGTDAHVAVVREMLTSGGLGEQDLRCPVAAPSDSATRSAMTLRDEAPSRLRMNCSGKHAAMLLACRAQGWSTHDYLDPAHPLQRATLALLERVAGERVAATAIDGCGAPVHALSLVALARTIRWATTASADAADGRDRAVARVIAAVHADPWAIDGPGRENTEVIERLGTFAKGGAEGVMVMAAPDGHVVALKVLDGGARATSVAALALLVAQGALAADAVAALATLPTDVRGGDAVVGRLRPTL, from the coding sequence GTGACCGATCGCTCCACGGCCGCCGCGCCGACCACCGCCCCCGCCGCCGCCGCCCTCGAGACCTTCACCGCAGCCGACGCCGTCGAGCTCGCGGTGCTCGAGCGCTCGGGGTTCGTGGAGTCGCGGCACCTGGGCTCCGCCGTCGTGCTGGCTCCCGACGGCGCCGTCGCGCGAGCCCTCGGCGACACGAGCACGCCGATCCTCCCGCGCTCCACGCTCAAGCCGGTCCAGGCGGCCACCGCGATCGCGCTCGGGGCGGACCTCACCGGGCCGCAGCTCGCGCTCGCGACCGCGTCGCACTCCGGGACGGACGCCCACGTCGCCGTCGTGCGGGAGATGCTGACGAGCGGCGGTCTGGGCGAGCAGGACCTGCGCTGCCCGGTCGCCGCGCCGTCGGACTCCGCCACGCGCTCCGCGATGACGCTGCGCGACGAGGCGCCCTCGCGCCTGCGGATGAACTGCTCCGGCAAGCACGCGGCGATGCTGCTCGCCTGCCGCGCGCAGGGCTGGAGCACGCACGACTACCTCGACCCGGCGCACCCGCTGCAGCGCGCGACGCTCGCGCTGCTCGAGCGCGTGGCGGGCGAGCGGGTGGCGGCGACCGCGATCGACGGCTGCGGCGCCCCGGTGCACGCGCTGTCGCTGGTCGCGCTGGCCCGGACGATCCGCTGGGCCACCACCGCGAGCGCCGACGCCGCGGACGGCCGCGACCGCGCCGTCGCTCGCGTGATCGCCGCCGTGCACGCCGATCCTTGGGCGATCGACGGTCCCGGCCGCGAGAACACCGAGGTGATCGAGCGGCTCGGCACGTTCGCCAAGGGCGGTGCCGAGGGCGTGATGGTGATGGCGGCGCCGGACGGTCACGTGGTCGCGCTCAAGGTGCTCGACGGCGGGGCGCGGGCCACGAGCGTCGCCGCGCTCGCGCTGCTGGTCGCACAGGGCGCGCTGGCCGCCGACGCGGTCGCGGCCCTGGCCACGCTGCCGACGGACGTGCGCGGCGGGGACGCCGTCGTCGGCCGCCTGCGCCCCACCCTCTGA
- a CDS encoding lipase family protein yields MPPSPSRRRVLSAVVGLVLVAAGAVALTRPLATLLVLAVVAGPAVVLGAVRALASPSTGSDLTPSWRGGRARWWAAGVLAAVLAVGALLDVPRAVGLLPWLVALTLLGAAARLVLRAVRGTGRAPRPVTLLAAVACAVAAWPVLTWPDLALLLLATTSALSAVVVGVRQLVRAVRPRRGRRTAPRWLVATGFVTASTLVLLATAGLGWLRSDVAPVPDFYAWDGAIPAEPGTVLRTEAYDGEVPPASSATRVLYTTTRQDGSAAVASAVVVVPDGESAAPRTVLAWQHGTTGVAQRCAPSLTAEAVTERNVPGVGEMVRRGWVVVATDYPGQGTAGRYPYLIGQGEGRATLDAVRAARALPAAQAGERVMLWGHSQGGHATLWAGRIAADYAPELEVASVAALSAASDPLALAHAVLDDGASPLGRAITSYVLVPYAQEYPDIRLVDTVHPAGRVFASEAASRCASERGMLVTVLAAVALGDRDALYDLDLEGGPVAERLRENAADGLVPAPLFLGQGADDEVVPIDIQRTLAGQLCAAGRDVEVHEYEGRTHMGVIAGDSPLLPDLFAWVDALDAGEREGVPRGCQS; encoded by the coding sequence ATGCCCCCGTCACCGTCCCGTCGCCGGGTGCTGTCGGCCGTCGTCGGGCTCGTGCTCGTCGCGGCCGGAGCCGTGGCGCTGACGCGTCCGCTGGCGACGCTGCTCGTGCTCGCCGTCGTCGCCGGCCCGGCCGTGGTGCTGGGGGCGGTGCGGGCGCTCGCGTCGCCGTCGACCGGGTCGGACCTGACGCCGTCGTGGCGCGGCGGCCGCGCGCGGTGGTGGGCCGCCGGGGTGCTCGCCGCGGTACTCGCGGTCGGGGCGCTGCTCGACGTCCCCCGCGCCGTCGGGCTCCTGCCGTGGCTGGTCGCGCTCACCCTGCTCGGCGCGGCCGCTCGCCTCGTGCTGCGCGCCGTGCGGGGCACCGGCCGTGCGCCGCGCCCGGTGACGCTGCTGGCGGCGGTGGCGTGCGCCGTCGCCGCTTGGCCGGTCCTCACCTGGCCGGACCTGGCGCTCCTGCTGCTCGCGACGACGTCGGCCCTCTCCGCGGTCGTCGTGGGTGTGCGGCAGCTCGTCCGGGCGGTGCGCCCTCGGCGAGGCCGCCGCACCGCCCCCCGCTGGCTCGTCGCGACGGGCTTCGTGACGGCGTCGACCCTCGTCCTCCTCGCGACGGCCGGCCTCGGCTGGCTGCGCTCCGACGTCGCCCCCGTGCCCGACTTCTACGCCTGGGACGGCGCGATCCCGGCGGAGCCCGGGACGGTGCTGCGGACCGAGGCGTACGACGGCGAGGTGCCGCCGGCGTCGTCGGCCACACGCGTGCTCTACACGACCACCCGCCAGGACGGGTCCGCGGCGGTGGCGAGCGCCGTCGTCGTGGTCCCCGACGGCGAGAGCGCCGCGCCGCGCACCGTGCTCGCGTGGCAGCACGGCACGACCGGCGTCGCGCAGCGGTGCGCGCCCAGCCTCACGGCCGAGGCGGTGACGGAGCGGAACGTGCCCGGGGTGGGGGAGATGGTCCGGCGGGGCTGGGTGGTGGTCGCGACCGACTACCCCGGTCAGGGCACGGCCGGCCGCTACCCGTACCTGATCGGGCAGGGGGAGGGTCGCGCGACCCTCGACGCGGTGCGGGCGGCCCGCGCCCTGCCCGCGGCGCAGGCCGGGGAGCGCGTGATGCTCTGGGGCCACTCGCAGGGCGGTCACGCCACGCTGTGGGCGGGTCGCATCGCCGCCGACTACGCCCCCGAGCTCGAGGTGGCGAGCGTGGCGGCGCTCTCGGCCGCGAGCGACCCCCTCGCGCTCGCCCACGCGGTGCTCGACGACGGCGCCTCCCCGCTCGGGCGCGCCATCACGTCCTACGTCCTGGTCCCGTACGCCCAGGAGTACCCCGACATCCGGCTCGTCGACACGGTCCACCCCGCCGGGCGGGTGTTCGCCTCGGAGGCAGCGAGCCGCTGCGCGAGCGAGCGCGGCATGCTCGTGACCGTGCTGGCGGCGGTCGCGCTGGGGGACCGCGACGCGCTGTACGACCTCGACCTCGAGGGTGGCCCCGTGGCCGAGCGGCTGCGCGAGAACGCCGCGGACGGCCTCGTGCCGGCGCCCCTGTTCCTCGGCCAGGGTGCCGACGACGAGGTGGTCCCGATCGACATCCAGCGGACGCTGGCGGGACAGCTGTGCGCGGCTGGTCGCGACGTCGAGGTGCACGAGTACGAGGGCCGCACGCACATGGGGGTGATCGCGGGGGACTCGCCGCTGCTGCCGGACCTGTTCGCGTGGGTGGACGCGCTGGACGCCGGGGAGCGCGAGGGGGTGCCACGCGGCTGCCAGTCCTAG
- a CDS encoding DinB family protein, with protein MVAESGSGSGTGADDVVDPEKDLLNRYLRKARRELLGTLDGLSEEEVRRPVVRTGTNLLGLVKHVASVEIEYFGLVFGRPGPALPWMDDREETNADMWVPADVPRTDVLALQARSVVIAEATIAELPLDAVGLVPWWGDRGDVTLRQVLVHVIAEVARHAGHADVVRELLDGRAGHGDGNLAPLDDDAWAVHRARLADAATEAGRRWPGGPDSGGFDGSDESDGGAA; from the coding sequence ATGGTCGCTGAGAGTGGTTCCGGTTCTGGCACCGGTGCGGACGACGTCGTCGACCCGGAGAAGGACCTCCTGAACCGCTACCTGCGCAAGGCCAGGCGCGAGCTGCTGGGGACGCTCGACGGGCTGTCGGAGGAGGAGGTCCGGCGGCCGGTCGTCCGGACGGGGACGAACCTCCTCGGGCTCGTGAAGCACGTCGCGAGCGTGGAGATCGAGTACTTCGGGCTCGTGTTCGGCAGGCCCGGGCCCGCGCTGCCGTGGATGGACGACCGCGAGGAGACGAACGCCGACATGTGGGTCCCCGCCGACGTGCCACGGACCGACGTCCTGGCGCTGCAGGCGCGATCGGTCGTGATCGCGGAGGCGACGATCGCGGAGCTGCCGCTGGACGCCGTCGGGCTCGTGCCGTGGTGGGGCGACCGCGGTGACGTGACGCTGCGCCAGGTGCTGGTGCACGTGATCGCCGAGGTGGCACGGCACGCGGGGCACGCCGACGTCGTGCGCGAGCTCCTCGACGGCCGCGCCGGGCACGGCGACGGGAACCTGGCGCCGCTCGACGACGACGCGTGGGCCGTGCACCGGGCGCGGCTGGCCGACGCGGCCACGGAGGCCGGGCGGCGGTGGCCGGGAGGGCCGGACTCCGGCGGGTTCGACGGGTCTGACGAGTCCGACGGCGGGGCGGCCTGA
- a CDS encoding metallopeptidase family protein — protein sequence MTLEDFEVCVGEGLDLVPDELAALMDNVVVLVEDLPPSEEPQDLLGLYDGTPLTERDGWWAAGSLPDRITIFRLPTLAMCEDAEHVAEEVAVTVVHEIAHHFGISDERLHELGWD from the coding sequence ATGACGCTCGAGGACTTCGAGGTCTGCGTGGGGGAGGGTCTCGACCTCGTTCCGGACGAGCTCGCGGCCCTGATGGACAACGTCGTCGTGCTCGTGGAGGACCTGCCGCCGAGCGAGGAGCCGCAGGACCTGCTCGGCCTCTACGACGGCACGCCGCTGACCGAGCGCGACGGGTGGTGGGCCGCCGGCTCGCTGCCCGACCGGATCACGATCTTCCGGCTGCCGACGCTGGCGATGTGCGAGGACGCCGAGCACGTGGCCGAGGAGGTGGCGGTGACGGTGGTGCACGAGATCGCGCACCACTTCGGGATCAGCGACGAGCGTCTGCACGAGCTGGGCTGGGACTGA
- a CDS encoding ArsR/SmtB family transcription factor, whose product MTMIRDGADGACAPADDRHDHAAVAAVFRALADPARLTIVHALADGELRVTDLVTRVGLAQSTTSAHLAVLRESGLVSPRAQGRATFYRLTTSALLALVDRAEELLDDGLHAVVHTHEGGAP is encoded by the coding sequence ATGACGATGATTCGCGACGGCGCCGACGGTGCCTGCGCCCCGGCGGACGACCGCCACGACCACGCGGCCGTCGCCGCGGTCTTCCGCGCGCTCGCCGATCCCGCGCGGCTCACGATCGTGCACGCGCTGGCCGACGGCGAGCTCCGGGTCACCGACCTCGTCACCCGCGTCGGGCTCGCCCAGTCGACGACGTCGGCGCACCTCGCCGTGCTTCGGGAGTCGGGCCTGGTCTCGCCGCGGGCCCAGGGCCGCGCCACCTTCTACCGACTCACGACGTCGGCGCTCCTCGCGCTGGTGGACCGCGCCGAGGAGCTGCTCGACGACGGGTTGCACGCCGTCGTGCACACGCACGAGGGAGGTGCGCCGTGA
- the galE gene encoding UDP-glucose 4-epimerase GalE — MSWMVTGGAGYIGSHVVRAFGEAGIDVVVLDDLSSGHRDYVPDGVPFVETSLLDTPAVTAALREHGVTGVVHLAGFKYAGVSVREPLHTYTQNVTGTVSLLEAMVAAGVGNLVFSSSAATYGTPRTDLVTETTATSPESPYGESKLIGEWLIADAGRAHGIRHTSLRYFNVVGSGTTQLADTSPHNLFPLVIKALSEGRTPRINGEDYATPDGTNVRDYVHVVDLATSHVSAAQALEGGRELERVYNLGSGDGLSVRQIMDAFAAATGQDFTPEIGPRRAGDPDRIVADGTLAARDIDWAMRHTVTDMVASAWAARPRD; from the coding sequence ATGTCGTGGATGGTCACCGGGGGTGCGGGCTACATCGGGTCGCACGTGGTGCGGGCGTTCGGGGAGGCGGGGATCGACGTCGTCGTGCTCGACGACCTCTCCAGCGGCCACCGCGACTACGTGCCGGACGGTGTGCCGTTCGTCGAGACGAGCCTCCTGGACACCCCCGCCGTCACCGCGGCGCTGCGCGAGCACGGCGTCACCGGAGTCGTTCACCTGGCCGGCTTCAAGTACGCGGGCGTCTCGGTCAGGGAGCCGCTGCACACCTACACGCAGAACGTGACGGGGACCGTCAGCCTGCTCGAGGCGATGGTGGCCGCGGGCGTCGGCAACCTCGTCTTCTCCTCCTCCGCCGCGACCTACGGCACGCCGCGCACGGACCTCGTGACCGAGACGACGGCGACCAGCCCCGAGTCGCCCTACGGCGAGTCCAAGCTCATCGGCGAGTGGCTGATCGCCGACGCCGGGCGCGCCCACGGCATCCGCCACACGTCGCTGCGCTACTTCAACGTGGTCGGGTCGGGCACCACGCAGCTCGCGGACACCTCGCCGCACAACCTCTTCCCGCTCGTGATCAAGGCGCTCAGCGAGGGCCGGACGCCGCGCATCAACGGCGAGGACTACGCCACGCCGGACGGGACGAACGTGCGCGACTACGTGCACGTCGTCGACCTCGCGACCTCGCACGTCTCCGCCGCGCAGGCGCTGGAGGGCGGGCGCGAGCTCGAGCGCGTCTACAACCTCGGCAGCGGCGACGGCCTCTCGGTGCGCCAGATCATGGACGCCTTCGCCGCCGCGACGGGCCAGGACTTCACGCCCGAGATCGGTCCGCGCCGCGCCGGCGACCCCGACCGGATCGTGGCCGACGGCACGCTCGCCGCCCGCGACATCGACTGGGCGATGCGCCACACCGTCACCGACATGGTCGCCTCGGCCTGGGCGGCGCGCCCCCGCGACTGA
- a CDS encoding DEAD/DEAH box helicase: MPESLITSLADRGITAPFPIQVATLPDSLAGRDVLGRGRTGSGKTLAFAIPVVTRLAPGRRAEPSRPRALVLAPTRELANQITETLAPLAKAARLSITTIFGGVGQGKQVSALRGGIDILVACPGRLEDLMGQKLVSLDGVEITVLDEADHMADLGFLPGVTRIMRATPAVGQRLLFSATLDNGVDVLVKRFLDKPVTHSVDPASSPVAALTHHLFEVGGAEEKKDIVEALASGRGRRLLFMRTKHQARQMARRLTAAGIPATDLHGNLSQGARERNLAAFHSGDVRVMVATDIAARGIHVDDVDLVVHVDPPAEHKAYLHRSGRTARAGAGGDVVTLVLPEQRGDVRQLTRAAKITATPQRVRATDAAVTALVGEVAPRVAPGAMPAGAATKPEPQQPRRKGAGGGSGRSAQGGQGGQGGRGRQGGQEGQTRAAVDGGASAPSGEGSGGGRRRGRGRGRGAAGAAAPVGASARTSEGRPSGGRGDGGARGGESRGGGQAAGAPGGQHQRRGQRSAAKGPKGESRGGGVRGSGARSGGGAGGRGKGRGSAPVTYSTSTGGGGGFVQMTQR, translated from the coding sequence ATCCCCGAGAGCCTCATCACCTCCCTCGCGGACCGCGGCATCACCGCGCCGTTCCCGATCCAGGTCGCCACGCTCCCCGACTCCCTCGCCGGCCGCGACGTGCTCGGCCGCGGCCGCACCGGCTCGGGCAAGACTCTCGCGTTCGCCATCCCGGTCGTCACGCGCCTCGCACCGGGTCGTCGTGCCGAGCCCAGCCGCCCGCGCGCCCTCGTGCTGGCCCCCACCCGTGAGCTCGCCAACCAGATCACCGAGACGCTCGCGCCGCTCGCAAAGGCCGCCCGCCTGAGCATCACGACGATCTTCGGCGGCGTCGGCCAGGGCAAGCAGGTCTCCGCCCTCCGCGGCGGCATCGACATCCTCGTCGCGTGCCCCGGCCGCCTCGAGGACCTCATGGGCCAGAAGCTCGTCTCGCTCGACGGCGTCGAGATCACGGTGCTGGACGAGGCCGACCACATGGCCGACCTCGGCTTCCTCCCGGGTGTCACGCGCATCATGCGCGCCACGCCCGCCGTCGGGCAGCGCCTGCTGTTCTCCGCGACCCTCGACAACGGCGTGGACGTGCTCGTCAAGCGGTTCCTCGACAAGCCCGTCACGCACTCGGTCGACCCGGCCAGCTCGCCGGTCGCCGCGCTGACCCACCACCTCTTCGAGGTCGGTGGCGCCGAGGAGAAGAAGGACATCGTCGAGGCGCTCGCCTCGGGCCGTGGCCGCCGCCTGCTCTTCATGCGCACCAAGCACCAGGCGCGCCAGATGGCGCGCCGCCTCACCGCGGCCGGCATCCCCGCCACAGACCTGCACGGCAACCTGTCCCAGGGGGCGCGCGAGCGCAACCTCGCCGCGTTCCACTCCGGGGACGTGCGCGTCATGGTCGCCACGGACATCGCCGCGCGCGGCATCCACGTCGACGACGTCGACCTCGTCGTGCACGTCGACCCGCCGGCCGAGCACAAGGCGTATCTGCACCGCTCGGGCCGCACGGCGCGCGCGGGCGCGGGCGGCGACGTCGTCACCCTCGTCCTGCCCGAGCAGCGCGGCGACGTGCGCCAGCTGACGCGCGCCGCCAAGATCACCGCGACGCCGCAGCGCGTGCGCGCCACCGACGCGGCCGTGACGGCGCTGGTCGGCGAGGTCGCCCCGCGCGTGGCCCCCGGGGCCATGCCCGCGGGCGCCGCGACCAAGCCCGAGCCGCAGCAGCCGCGCCGCAAGGGTGCCGGCGGCGGTTCCGGTCGCTCGGCCCAGGGTGGGCAGGGCGGCCAGGGTGGTCGGGGTCGCCAGGGCGGTCAGGAGGGCCAGACCCGGGCGGCGGTCGACGGCGGTGCATCCGCCCCGAGCGGCGAGGGCTCCGGCGGTGGTCGCCGTCGCGGACGTGGCCGCGGGCGCGGCGCAGCCGGTGCCGCGGCTCCCGTCGGCGCGTCCGCCCGCACGTCCGAGGGCCGCCCGTCCGGCGGTCGTGGCGACGGCGGCGCTCGCGGCGGCGAGTCGCGCGGCGGCGGGCAGGCCGCCGGCGCGCCCGGTGGTCAGCACCAGCGCCGCGGTCAGCGGTCGGCGGCCAAGGGTCCCAAGGGCGAGTCGCGCGGCGGCGGCGTCCGCGGGTCGGGCGCCCGCAGCGGTGGTGGTGCCGGCGGACGTGGCAAGGGCCGCGGCTCGGCTCCCGTCACGTACTCCACGAGCACCGGCGGTGGCGGCGGCTTCGTCCAGATGACGCAGCGCTGA